A window of Pirellulaceae bacterium contains these coding sequences:
- a CDS encoding NUDIX domain-containing protein, whose amino-acid sequence MGHVTEKQQARRVASVQQRAYNTPVLPDSPRRNVTFMCQSTAQTEPARRGVVGVFYRDDRFLVIRRSQRVRAPGAYCFPGGGVEVGETETIALIREMDEELSASVQILHRIWQCETPSGTRLGWWQVNLQPQSPFIPNPAEVESLHWLTLEQVLYLPGLLLTNRHFLAAVASQQVRLHSTQNG is encoded by the coding sequence ATGGGGCACGTGACAGAAAAACAACAGGCGCGTCGCGTCGCCAGCGTGCAGCAAAGAGCATACAATACGCCCGTTCTTCCTGATTCTCCCCGACGAAATGTCACGTTTATGTGCCAATCAACCGCTCAAACCGAGCCAGCACGTCGAGGCGTGGTCGGCGTCTTTTACCGTGACGACCGTTTCCTCGTAATTCGGCGTTCACAACGGGTACGTGCACCGGGTGCCTATTGCTTTCCCGGTGGCGGTGTGGAAGTCGGGGAAACCGAAACAATCGCCTTGATTCGAGAAATGGACGAAGAACTTTCGGCTTCGGTTCAAATTCTGCACCGTATTTGGCAATGTGAAACACCGAGCGGGACGCGGCTTGGCTGGTGGCAAGTCAACCTGCAACCCCAAAGTCCCTTCATTCCGAATCCCGCCGAGGTTGAATCGCTTCATTGGCTGACTCTCGAGCAAGTGCTCTATTTGCCGGGTCTGTTGCTGACAAACCGTCACTTTCTGGCCGCTGTCGCGAGTCAACAGGTGCGACTCCATTCCACCCAAAACGGCTGA
- a CDS encoding RecQ family ATP-dependent DNA helicase encodes MSSDRESSPDHYLSKFGLIDFRPGQRDVIETVLNGDDCLCIMPTGGGKSLCYQLPTLMRDGVTLVVSPLIALMKDQVDSLSRRGIGCNYLNSTLTPAEQADCLGRLTDGEYSLLYVAPERFRSPRFLEAIGRTRVQLLAVDEAHCISEWGHDFRHDYARLGEFREQLGNPQTIALTATATDEVRRDVAKQLNLNDAKTFIAGFARPNLHYQVQAHSGHRDKREALRAFIDETPGSGIVYAATRKACDELGSAMADWQKREVVVYHGGLSGDERRSVQEDFMQAEDAIVVATNAFGMGIDKSNVRFVAHYNMPGSLEAYYQEAGRAGRDGHDSKCVLFYSPSDRYIQEFFIESAFPHRETIGQVYDYLRIRDENPIEVTQEEIRNTIESSISNEGVGTCERLLEKCGVLERLEPHRKMAMVRIDSDVPSLCDFLSPKAQTQRTVARVIEKRIGARRYELVYVYPHEIAEAAAMAPAAVNRAIRELNRLEAFTYIPPFRGRALRMIRKDQRFEELELDFADLEKRRQANLDKLQQVVQFSTSHRCRQEILLNYFGETNSADCGHCDNCHSRGPLDEAGEQQPVDERIQTVIAKLLSGVARTRGRFGKQMVIGMLCGSRSAKVLKWKLDSLSTFGVLRQFTQPEVGELLDVAIAAGLIEQPEIDRFRPIIKLTDRGVEVMKGRLPLINLRLPRSLQLKICGSLPAQSANSARKNRSEPEPVITPAELPNNGPVPVPAVRIDQADSLPTPKRPAQGAMISSGAQDDLSSDPEYCLTWRLLAVDGYSLEQCAAIRRLSEEQILDHALRAVEEGRPIPLKNVFPTAVFDHLEEMVGQQPNRSFRAEVAKLPDTITPHHLQLYCKWRIAETSDDITTFDN; translated from the coding sequence ATGTCATCTGATCGAGAATCGTCGCCAGACCATTACCTGTCGAAATTCGGCTTGATTGATTTTCGGCCGGGCCAGAGGGATGTGATTGAGACAGTCTTGAACGGAGACGATTGTCTCTGCATCATGCCCACCGGAGGCGGCAAGAGTCTTTGTTATCAGTTGCCGACGCTGATGCGGGACGGTGTCACGCTGGTGGTTTCACCACTGATCGCTTTGATGAAGGATCAGGTTGATTCACTTTCGCGGCGAGGAATTGGCTGCAATTACCTGAACAGCACGCTGACGCCGGCTGAACAGGCGGATTGCCTCGGCAGACTTACCGACGGGGAATATTCCTTGCTATATGTGGCGCCGGAGCGTTTTCGCAGCCCACGCTTCTTAGAAGCCATCGGCCGCACGCGAGTGCAATTATTGGCTGTCGATGAAGCGCATTGCATTAGTGAATGGGGGCACGATTTTCGCCATGATTATGCGCGTTTGGGTGAGTTTCGAGAGCAATTAGGTAACCCTCAGACGATTGCTCTGACCGCAACAGCAACCGATGAGGTCAGACGGGATGTTGCGAAACAGCTGAATCTGAATGACGCAAAGACATTCATTGCCGGTTTTGCCCGTCCCAATCTTCACTATCAAGTGCAGGCCCATTCCGGGCATCGGGACAAACGAGAGGCGTTGCGTGCATTTATCGACGAAACGCCCGGATCAGGGATTGTCTACGCGGCCACTCGGAAGGCATGTGACGAACTTGGTAGTGCCATGGCAGATTGGCAGAAGCGTGAAGTGGTGGTTTACCATGGAGGATTGTCAGGAGACGAACGTCGGTCTGTTCAGGAGGACTTCATGCAGGCGGAGGATGCGATCGTTGTCGCAACCAATGCTTTCGGGATGGGGATCGATAAATCAAATGTGAGGTTTGTTGCTCACTATAATATGCCGGGTAGTTTGGAAGCCTATTATCAGGAAGCGGGAAGGGCAGGCCGTGACGGCCACGATTCAAAATGCGTTCTGTTTTACTCGCCCTCCGATCGTTACATCCAAGAATTCTTCATCGAGAGTGCTTTTCCTCATCGTGAGACGATCGGACAAGTTTACGACTATCTTCGGATAAGAGACGAAAACCCGATTGAAGTTACCCAGGAGGAAATACGCAACACGATTGAGTCTTCCATTAGCAACGAAGGAGTCGGGACATGTGAACGTCTGCTGGAAAAATGTGGTGTGCTCGAACGACTTGAACCGCATCGCAAGATGGCGATGGTGCGAATTGATTCTGACGTTCCATCGCTTTGTGACTTCCTGTCACCGAAAGCTCAGACTCAGCGGACTGTTGCACGAGTGATCGAAAAACGAATCGGTGCGAGGAGATACGAGCTGGTTTACGTCTATCCCCATGAGATCGCAGAGGCTGCAGCGATGGCTCCGGCTGCAGTGAATCGAGCGATTCGTGAACTCAATCGATTGGAAGCATTCACTTACATTCCACCTTTTCGCGGTCGCGCACTCCGCATGATTCGCAAAGATCAGCGATTTGAAGAACTGGAGTTGGATTTTGCCGATTTGGAAAAACGTCGCCAGGCAAATCTAGACAAACTCCAGCAGGTGGTTCAGTTCTCAACTTCACATCGTTGTCGGCAAGAAATCCTGTTGAATTATTTTGGCGAAACCAATTCGGCGGATTGCGGTCATTGTGACAATTGCCATTCGCGGGGACCACTTGACGAAGCAGGTGAGCAGCAGCCGGTGGATGAGCGAATCCAGACGGTGATTGCCAAGTTGTTGAGCGGTGTTGCTCGCACGCGTGGACGCTTCGGAAAACAGATGGTAATTGGGATGCTGTGCGGGTCTCGATCGGCGAAGGTGCTGAAGTGGAAGCTTGATTCACTCAGTACGTTTGGCGTGCTGCGACAATTTACCCAACCCGAGGTAGGGGAGTTACTTGACGTGGCCATCGCCGCCGGATTGATTGAACAGCCGGAAATCGATCGATTTCGCCCGATTATCAAGCTCACGGACCGAGGTGTCGAAGTGATGAAGGGCCGGCTACCCCTAATCAATTTACGTCTTCCACGTTCGCTCCAGCTCAAAATCTGCGGCAGTTTGCCAGCTCAATCGGCAAATTCCGCACGAAAGAATCGATCGGAGCCAGAGCCGGTCATCACACCCGCTGAATTACCGAACAATGGTCCTGTTCCGGTCCCTGCAGTTCGAATCGATCAGGCCGATTCGCTGCCAACTCCCAAGCGTCCAGCACAAGGTGCTATGATTTCCTCAGGTGCACAAGACGATTTGAGCAGTGATCCCGAATACTGCCTGACGTGGCGATTATTGGCAGTTGACGGCTATTCGTTGGAACAATGTGCGGCAATTCGCCGTTTGAGTGAGGAGCAAATCCTGGATCATGCCCTCAGGGCGGTTGAAGAGGGACGGCCAATTCCGCTGAAAAACGTCTTTCCAACGGCTGTTTTCGACCATCTCGAGGAGATGGTCGGACAGCAACCGAATCGTTCTTTTCGCGCCGAAGTTGCCAAGTTGCCAGATACGATTACGCCTCATCATTTACAACTGTATTGCAAGTGGCGAATCGCCGAAACGTCCGATGATATAACGACTTTTGATAATTGA
- the ftsH gene encoding ATP-dependent zinc metalloprotease FtsH: protein MWFLIALVFAGFVIFSFNQKDTPTAISIPFLKEQLKKGNVEYVQFEGYEGTGRFKEPPVAPKELNSKGDLVEQKDKVISEKVKDDGESEKGGFFSVSIPLWASEEERTDLANLVAEHTQPLPYKEPSDRSAVFVTFLSLLLPILLFVFLWSMFRRTRDQIMGGGFLSGFSKSPAKRYESTDAPITFKDVAGLDGVKADLQEMVDFLKDPEQFQRLGGRVPKGVLLNGPPGTGKTLLARAVAGEADVPFFTVSGSEFIQMFVGVGASRVRDLFQKAKEHSPAIIFIDEIDAVGRQRGAGLGGGHDEREQTLNQILSEMDGFTPTDSVIVIAATNRPDVLDPALLRPGRFDRHITVDRPTLKGRVEMFNVHVRDIPMGEDVDLKRLAEGSVGLTGADIRNLVNEAALWATRNGKSRVNMEDFEYARDKILMGPKREEVLLGEEKEKTAYHEAGHALLAWLTKGADRVHKVTVIPRGRALGVTQTLPEEDRMNISESELLDRLAFLLGGRAAEKLVFHEFSAGAENDLERATELARRMVTKWGMSDKLGPVSYKLSDEDPFLGREIHQQRQFSEHTLQIIDDEVARILHDAYDRSINILNESREKLDALATALVEREEVGEKDIVELIGPSVHHKKNGKPFVDKDESGELAAQDSGQL, encoded by the coding sequence ATGTGGTTTCTTATTGCGTTGGTCTTCGCGGGCTTTGTCATTTTCTCGTTTAATCAAAAAGACACGCCCACGGCAATTTCGATTCCTTTCTTGAAGGAACAGTTGAAGAAGGGAAACGTTGAGTATGTGCAATTCGAGGGTTATGAGGGAACCGGTCGCTTCAAAGAGCCTCCTGTCGCTCCGAAGGAGTTGAACAGCAAGGGAGATTTGGTTGAACAAAAAGACAAGGTGATCTCGGAGAAGGTTAAGGATGATGGAGAGTCGGAAAAGGGAGGTTTTTTCAGCGTTTCGATCCCGCTCTGGGCCAGTGAAGAAGAGCGAACCGATCTGGCGAACCTAGTCGCCGAACATACCCAACCGTTGCCTTATAAAGAGCCGTCGGACCGGTCAGCAGTCTTCGTGACCTTTCTCAGTCTGTTGTTGCCTATTCTTCTCTTTGTTTTTCTTTGGTCTATGTTCCGCCGTACGCGGGATCAAATTATGGGTGGCGGATTCCTGTCTGGATTCAGCAAAAGTCCAGCGAAACGCTACGAGTCCACCGATGCGCCGATCACCTTTAAAGACGTTGCCGGTCTGGACGGTGTCAAAGCGGATCTCCAGGAGATGGTTGATTTCTTGAAGGATCCCGAGCAATTTCAACGGCTCGGCGGCCGCGTTCCAAAGGGGGTGTTACTCAATGGACCTCCTGGAACCGGTAAGACGTTGCTGGCCCGAGCCGTGGCAGGCGAAGCCGATGTGCCGTTTTTTACAGTCAGTGGTTCCGAGTTCATTCAAATGTTTGTCGGCGTGGGAGCAAGTCGCGTCCGCGATCTATTCCAGAAGGCAAAGGAACACTCGCCGGCCATCATCTTCATTGACGAAATTGACGCAGTGGGGCGTCAGCGTGGTGCCGGTTTGGGAGGGGGCCACGATGAACGCGAGCAAACGCTCAACCAAATCCTGAGCGAGATGGATGGCTTCACGCCCACCGATTCAGTGATTGTGATCGCTGCCACCAACCGACCGGACGTGTTGGATCCTGCTTTGCTGAGGCCAGGCCGTTTCGATCGCCACATTACCGTTGACCGACCTACGTTGAAAGGTCGTGTCGAGATGTTCAATGTTCACGTCCGAGACATCCCGATGGGCGAAGATGTTGATCTAAAGCGATTGGCCGAAGGATCCGTGGGGTTGACGGGAGCTGATATTCGCAACCTCGTCAATGAGGCCGCCCTATGGGCCACGCGAAACGGTAAGTCGAGGGTCAACATGGAAGATTTTGAGTATGCCCGCGACAAGATTCTCATGGGGCCCAAACGGGAAGAAGTCTTGTTGGGTGAAGAAAAAGAAAAGACTGCTTATCATGAGGCCGGACACGCGCTGTTAGCCTGGTTGACGAAGGGGGCTGATCGCGTGCACAAGGTGACGGTGATTCCACGGGGCAGGGCTCTTGGCGTCACTCAGACCTTGCCGGAAGAGGATCGGATGAATATTTCGGAAAGCGAGTTGCTCGATCGACTCGCATTCCTGTTGGGAGGACGGGCAGCCGAGAAACTTGTTTTCCACGAATTCAGCGCTGGTGCTGAAAATGATCTGGAGCGAGCTACCGAATTGGCTCGTCGAATGGTGACCAAGTGGGGGATGAGCGACAAACTGGGGCCCGTGAGTTACAAACTGAGTGACGAAGATCCGTTCTTGGGTCGTGAGATACACCAACAGCGTCAGTTCAGCGAGCACACGCTTCAAATCATCGATGATGAAGTCGCTCGCATTCTGCATGATGCCTATGATCGTTCGATCAATATACTCAACGAAAGTCGTGAAAAGCTCGATGCTTTGGCGACCGCCTTGGTGGAACGCGAAGAGGTCGGTGAAAAAGATATTGTGGAATTAATTGGACCCTCTGTGCATCACAAAAAGAACGGCAAACCGTTTGTTGATAAGGACGAGTCTGGCGAGCTGGCCGCACAAGATTCTGGGCAGCTCTAA
- the rsgA gene encoding ribosome small subunit-dependent GTPase A, with translation MSSNKKRKIRTEFRKNRGVRVRRGDLTKDFQDHGFEQDDSASSERVSGKGALSRKRTIVGEQADDDSGLNVLPEVDEANCLSGTVLSVGGLHNPVQADLDGKIYQCATRRLLKTLSTDQRHVLAAGDRVLFRPADNQEGIIERIERRHGVLCRTSKGRQHVMVANIDQMLIVTSAAEPTLKPHLIDRLLVTAEKSEIRPVICINKIDLVNPADLQPLIGVYGQMGYETLVLSATAGLGTERLRQLIVGSRSVVVGQSGVGKSSLLNVIEPGLDLRVSTVSTDTEKGRHTTTAARLIPLESGGYILDTPGIRQFQLWDVINTEIIGFCRDLRPYVSHCRFPNCSHTHEADCAIKDAVADGRLDVRRYESYCQMLQD, from the coding sequence ATGTCGAGCAACAAAAAACGGAAAATACGAACCGAATTTCGCAAGAATCGCGGAGTTCGTGTGCGACGCGGCGATCTTACCAAAGACTTTCAGGATCATGGCTTCGAACAGGACGATTCCGCTTCTTCCGAACGCGTCAGTGGCAAAGGGGCTCTCAGCCGCAAGCGAACCATCGTTGGTGAGCAGGCTGATGATGATTCGGGTCTCAACGTGTTGCCCGAGGTTGATGAGGCCAACTGTCTGAGTGGGACGGTGCTGAGCGTTGGTGGCTTACACAACCCAGTGCAAGCCGATCTCGATGGCAAAATCTACCAGTGTGCCACACGGCGTTTGCTCAAGACGCTAAGTACCGACCAGCGGCATGTGTTGGCGGCAGGAGACCGTGTCTTATTTCGGCCTGCCGACAACCAAGAAGGAATCATTGAAAGGATTGAGCGACGGCATGGAGTACTCTGTCGTACTAGCAAGGGACGACAGCATGTGATGGTCGCGAACATCGACCAAATGCTGATTGTCACAAGTGCGGCTGAGCCCACCTTGAAGCCTCATTTGATTGACCGGCTGCTCGTGACCGCTGAGAAGTCGGAAATTCGCCCTGTCATTTGCATCAATAAAATTGATCTCGTTAATCCTGCTGATTTGCAGCCGCTGATCGGTGTCTATGGACAGATGGGCTATGAAACGCTCGTGCTTTCGGCAACGGCTGGACTCGGCACCGAACGGCTTCGGCAACTGATTGTTGGCTCTCGTAGCGTTGTGGTTGGCCAAAGCGGTGTCGGCAAATCTTCGTTGCTGAACGTGATTGAGCCAGGTTTGGACTTGCGAGTTTCGACGGTGAGTACCGACACGGAAAAAGGACGTCACACGACGACTGCTGCACGGCTGATTCCTTTGGAGTCGGGCGGATATATTCTCGACACACCGGGGATTCGGCAGTTTCAATTGTGGGACGTGATAAACACCGAGATTATTGGCTTCTGCCGCGATTTGCGACCCTATGTCTCCCACTGTCGATTTCCAAATTGCAGCCATACGCATGAAGCCGATTGTGCGATTAAAGATGCGGTGGCTGACGGTCGCTTGGATGTGCGACGTTACGAGAGCTATTGCCAGATGCTTCAAGATTAA
- the mobB gene encoding molybdopterin-guanine dinucleotide biosynthesis protein B, translated as MKRIHIIGGKNQGKTTLVVELIREFRQRKIKVASIKHTHHEHELDVPGKDSHQHRTAGAAAVGIVSQGLNAVFWESEQLPDDKPYHMLESFMSDCDLILVEGDTRADAPKIEVWRNLNQTAPLASTDSSIQLVVTDEDISIETKVLPRSNVTSIADWITKLALN; from the coding sequence ATGAAGCGAATCCACATCATCGGCGGAAAGAACCAAGGGAAAACTACGCTCGTGGTTGAGCTCATTCGCGAGTTTCGACAGCGAAAAATAAAAGTTGCCTCGATCAAACACACGCACCACGAACACGAACTGGACGTACCCGGCAAGGACTCCCATCAGCATCGCACTGCTGGAGCCGCAGCCGTTGGCATCGTTTCGCAGGGGTTGAACGCCGTTTTCTGGGAAAGCGAACAGCTCCCAGATGACAAGCCATACCACATGCTGGAAAGCTTCATGAGTGATTGTGATTTGATCTTGGTCGAAGGCGACACACGTGCCGACGCGCCAAAAATAGAAGTCTGGCGCAATCTTAACCAAACGGCGCCGCTGGCGAGCACCGACTCCAGTATCCAACTGGTCGTCACCGATGAAGATATTTCAATCGAAACGAAAGTGTTGCCCCGATCCAATGTGACGAGCATCGCAGATTGGATCACTAAACTCGCGTTAAACTAA
- a CDS encoding sulfatase, protein MSRCHGLILIAGLVSLNAATNAWGEPNRTNFVFFLVDDLGWKDLGCYGSTFYETPNIDRLSASGMQFTNAYAACPVCSPTRGSIMTGKYPQRLGITTYISPSGGNQPAKWRRGTTLLPAPYRDRLELKEVTLAETLKENGYRTFFAGKWHLGPEGHWPENQGFDVNQGGIDRGGPYGGRKYFSPYGNPRLDDGEPGEHLPDRLARETIRFIEQHREQPFFAYLSFYSVHTPLMSRKDLQQKYANKRKQLKHPGPIWGKEGSRKSRLIQEHAVYGGMVDAVDRAVGKVLNAIDELNLSDNTVIILTSDNGGLSTSEGHPTSNLPLRAGKGWMYEGGIREPLLVRAPGVTKPDSQSDQVVTSPDFFPSILELASLPSQPEVHLDGKSFLPLLKGQERERGPIFWHFPHYGNQGGAPTGAVRDGDWKLIEWYEDGKLELFNLRQDAAEQHNLAAAQPELRDQLHHSLQNWRTQVEAIMPTPRSSN, encoded by the coding sequence ATGAGTCGTTGCCATGGCCTGATCCTGATCGCCGGGCTCGTCTCTCTGAATGCTGCTACCAACGCGTGGGGTGAACCGAACCGAACGAACTTCGTATTTTTCCTGGTCGACGATCTCGGCTGGAAAGACCTGGGCTGCTACGGCAGCACGTTTTATGAGACTCCCAATATCGATCGGCTCTCAGCAAGCGGAATGCAATTCACGAATGCGTACGCGGCTTGTCCCGTCTGCTCACCAACTCGGGGGAGCATCATGACGGGCAAGTACCCTCAACGGCTGGGAATCACCACGTACATCAGCCCGTCCGGCGGAAATCAACCGGCGAAATGGCGACGAGGCACGACCCTACTACCCGCTCCTTATCGCGATCGTTTGGAGCTGAAGGAGGTGACGTTAGCCGAAACCTTAAAAGAAAACGGCTATCGCACTTTCTTCGCCGGCAAGTGGCACCTTGGCCCGGAAGGTCATTGGCCGGAGAACCAAGGCTTCGACGTTAATCAAGGCGGGATCGATCGTGGCGGACCGTACGGAGGTCGCAAATACTTCTCCCCCTATGGTAACCCGCGTCTCGATGATGGAGAGCCTGGCGAACACCTGCCCGATCGACTGGCCCGCGAAACGATTCGCTTTATCGAACAACATCGGGAACAACCGTTTTTCGCCTACCTTTCCTTTTATTCCGTGCATACACCTTTGATGTCCCGAAAAGATCTGCAACAAAAATATGCCAACAAGCGCAAGCAACTAAAACATCCAGGACCGATCTGGGGGAAGGAAGGTAGCCGCAAATCGCGGCTGATTCAGGAACATGCCGTCTATGGAGGGATGGTGGATGCGGTTGATCGGGCTGTCGGTAAGGTGCTGAATGCGATCGACGAATTGAACCTCTCGGACAACACGGTCATCATCCTCACCTCCGACAACGGAGGCTTGTCTACCTCAGAAGGTCATCCGACAAGCAACCTGCCGCTGCGAGCTGGCAAAGGCTGGATGTACGAAGGTGGTATTCGGGAACCATTACTCGTTCGAGCACCCGGCGTGACAAAACCAGATAGCCAATCTGATCAGGTGGTGACTAGCCCCGACTTTTTTCCAAGCATTCTTGAATTGGCAAGTTTGCCATCTCAACCCGAAGTGCACCTCGACGGGAAAAGTTTTTTGCCATTACTGAAGGGGCAGGAGCGTGAGCGGGGCCCCATTTTCTGGCACTTCCCGCATTACGGCAATCAAGGAGGAGCACCCACGGGGGCCGTTCGGGATGGAGATTGGAAATTGATCGAATGGTACGAAGACGGAAAGCTGGAACTATTCAATCTCAGACAAGACGCTGCCGAGCAGCACAACCTCGCTGCAGCACAACCTGAATTAAGAGATCAGTTGCATCATTCACTGCAGAACTGGAGGACTCAAGTCGAGGCCATCATGCCAACGCCACGCTCGAGCAATTGA
- a CDS encoding glycerophosphodiester phosphodiesterase family protein — protein sequence MKSASTLWQLMSNSYRSCWKQLAATDIVYKVITFILLTPIVGLFFRILINLSGRTVLADQDILLFLLEPLGGATLILIGSLLVTILALEQAALMQIVAAKMCGKQLSLRSVLRNTAVQAATVVHVTIRLLAFCILIALPFLIIAGLVYRSLLTEFDINFYLQEKPPAFILAVVIGGILGTVLTFTLTWFMSGWVLALPLAIFEEIAPKNVLRESQRRTQGKRLTLIGWLVIWFLLNSLCSAIASSIVGVTGNMIVSRTSGSLWLLVVAAGFTLLLLSAANLLINLLSTTTFAVMLVHLYERYGAGKVQQFDWQPRPAMAGVEHFFRLSRKSFTVMAIVGLITAAFVGHRMLNEVQTKDRTEVTAHRGASASAPENTLAAIRQAIEQGTDWVEIDVQESLDGQVVVVHDSDLKKIGDSKLKIWESTTKQLRSVDIGSWFDPKFSDQRVPLLSEVLAICKGRVKLNIELKYYGHDQQLEQRVVDLVKAAGMESDIVIMSLKQSGIDKIRQIEPDWTVGLLTAVAIGDLTRSDVNFLAVNTGLATRSFVRSAHNSNEQVYVWTVNDPVTMSMMIGRGVDNLITDKPALAKSVLKQRTELSTIERLMIEVASLLGASPAMNQNIESF from the coding sequence TTGAAATCAGCGAGTACTCTGTGGCAGCTCATGTCGAACAGTTATCGTTCCTGTTGGAAGCAACTTGCTGCCACCGACATCGTTTACAAAGTCATTACCTTCATCCTGCTCACACCCATTGTTGGTTTGTTCTTTCGGATCTTAATTAACCTTTCCGGACGAACAGTGCTCGCCGACCAAGATATTCTGTTATTTCTGCTGGAGCCCCTCGGCGGTGCCACGCTGATTTTGATCGGATCGCTGTTGGTCACCATTCTCGCCCTCGAACAGGCTGCCCTGATGCAAATCGTCGCGGCCAAAATGTGCGGCAAACAGCTCAGCCTGCGTTCTGTATTAAGGAATACAGCCGTTCAAGCAGCTACGGTTGTCCATGTTACGATTCGTTTGCTTGCCTTTTGCATTTTGATCGCCTTGCCATTTCTAATCATCGCCGGCCTCGTTTACAGGTCGCTTTTAACCGAGTTTGACATCAACTTCTACCTGCAAGAAAAACCGCCGGCTTTCATATTGGCTGTGGTAATCGGTGGTATTTTAGGCACCGTTCTCACCTTCACTTTGACTTGGTTTATGTCCGGTTGGGTTTTGGCATTACCACTGGCGATTTTCGAAGAGATCGCTCCGAAAAACGTATTACGTGAAAGTCAACGGCGAACCCAAGGAAAGCGACTGACTTTGATTGGATGGCTTGTAATTTGGTTTCTCTTGAACAGTTTATGCTCCGCAATCGCATCGAGCATCGTGGGAGTGACTGGCAACATGATCGTCAGTCGCACGTCAGGATCACTCTGGTTGCTCGTCGTCGCTGCCGGATTCACCTTGCTGCTACTGAGTGCAGCCAACCTACTAATTAACCTCTTGAGTACCACAACTTTTGCGGTGATGCTGGTGCATTTGTACGAGCGTTATGGAGCTGGCAAGGTTCAACAATTCGATTGGCAACCGAGACCGGCGATGGCGGGCGTTGAACATTTCTTTCGCCTGTCACGCAAATCCTTTACCGTGATGGCAATTGTCGGTTTGATCACCGCCGCCTTTGTCGGACACAGAATGCTCAACGAGGTGCAAACCAAAGACCGAACCGAGGTTACGGCACATCGAGGTGCTTCCGCTTCGGCGCCTGAAAACACGCTGGCTGCCATCCGACAAGCCATTGAACAAGGGACTGACTGGGTCGAAATCGATGTTCAAGAATCGCTGGACGGACAAGTTGTCGTTGTGCATGACAGCGACCTCAAAAAGATTGGCGATTCCAAGCTAAAAATCTGGGAATCAACTACCAAACAACTGCGATCTGTTGATATTGGCAGTTGGTTCGACCCCAAGTTCAGTGACCAACGTGTCCCGCTGCTCTCAGAAGTTCTGGCAATCTGCAAGGGTCGCGTGAAGTTGAACATCGAACTCAAATACTATGGACACGATCAACAACTTGAGCAACGCGTGGTCGACCTAGTGAAAGCAGCCGGCATGGAATCCGACATTGTCATCATGTCACTCAAACAATCCGGTATTGATAAGATCCGCCAAATTGAACCGGATTGGACTGTTGGCTTACTAACGGCAGTTGCGATTGGTGACCTCACTCGATCCGACGTTAATTTCCTAGCTGTCAACACGGGCTTGGCAACACGAAGCTTCGTACGATCGGCTCATAATTCGAACGAACAGGTCTACGTCTGGACGGTCAACGATCCGGTGACAATGTCAATGATGATAGGTCGCGGTGTTGACAACCTCATCACTGACAAGCCTGCACTCGCTAAATCAGTACTGAAGCAACGTACGGAGCTCAGCACTATCGAACGGCTAATGATCGAAGTCGCGAGTTTACTCGGGGCGAGTCCAGCAATGAATCAAAACATCGAATCTTTTTAG